Proteins from one Psilocybe cubensis strain MGC-MH-2018 chromosome 11, whole genome shotgun sequence genomic window:
- a CDS encoding Histone-lysine N-methyltransferase, H3 lysine-9 specific, which yields MSASAPGSSRFPNAASTSSNSLSVGPRTVSSMLPPSIPTKSSSTNHKPKYPFSQPNSVLNVSNQSVKSSGPLSQNPMNAVASSSTLDFKKKDFPSSLDSKLFERARQSPRKSESILGRSVSAREPTKGKGAPTFRPRSATGDFIDLSGPNSSQLSAKDPNTVVDMSDDDDPPPKRMVARKSAGGKMARKPPTTDNMEPEVIEISSDTDEELPPKVRPPIQSSNSQPSTLRNSNHTSTVDILSKVQKTSPSSRRSSGSDKINVGSAFLNPSKPQQSGSTADRAEEKALNQVPPQNMDVDPTQPSLLASHPVNFVSSQTKSSIPPKHRRGVSGLEIRDTVTKARQSSQEDMQVDDDKDPSQIMSSTPRQALISPAGSGITGLNRSRGDTVSQPSLPPASTHTPRLSDTLKRNNSITSTQNSLALSPDVEHDKPIPPSSSFSGSSIVQNSINISNLSISSSNTKSVGKPVPTLQNSSAGPSTTLAHPTAHQTISSVKKPDTSSSTKSIPEPSSSQQTTKKDLETSSASKPLRFGRPQVAVKSAGGNRMKQRRRYSSSPPSDSSEDSSSNSDEDSSSPNELSPRRSSKGEQAINKLSSHVPAKKATRTPDRSISVKKQPITPKLFKSPNSTPAQSPTKNKYTPGQRAPASLSLQAGIASGSKPFPSSFRHRGDTIESAIDLTSDIENDDLLLEPIKVASEKLVGQLSKWKGKGRAVSPPDEPLKPYIQTPRSGTDELLLKPSEEEPSPPPGSSSPPLLSPATPAAEFSEGFDGSGRQKADKRRNSAPAVPDVDNRPASSNVPAIEVSNLTDIRAKAASPGRAYTKPLSAGSKPPPSIQSVVSRADQITNAQASNMTVQGALTTNRPSSNFEPTFLTSTTGTRAKSSPVVPRISSVSSSKSKPQLVESKVIPSSIESSPAKESAEESAPNDDDELSGMSSDIEMRGAQTSEDEAMQESEVHDALMEDDAPLDTFSEQETGEASASEETENSTEADLSAAPLSLARTIRQMSRRSSHSSGPADSDLAERDVTPVSRDTTPDDVVPLPLVPTVNKTLGGFPAITWNEYRQDLNNFIPKCLRSEDLPHSLQDQINFMSEYMQKMPALRDVFEAMILENTIENEPEAPPIRVINDLDDEPTPPWEFHYTNEMWHGKDVPAPDMKSLISCTCKGGCSPKSKTCACLIRQRKESDDPNISEFAYDKHGRLRTPEYPIFECNDLCGCGDECRNRVVQHGRKVQVNIKKTKHKGWGIFAGNKRIPSGTFIGIYSGELLLDAEAHERGTYYNKSGKTYLFDLDFYHLKKDYVSVDGKEWTNKYTIDAYQAGNNHSCDPNCSLQACYINEGNLDKPLLVFFTHKDIEAHEEICFDYSGGFEEDIVEQDEEADEAKSDDKIYAKCMCGASNCKGTMFKR from the exons ATGAGTGCTTCTGCTCCAGGGTCTTCGCGATTCCCAAATGCCGCAAGCACGTCTAGCAACAGCCTCTCTGTTGGACCCCGTACAGTCTCGTCTATGCTCCCACCCTCAATCCCAACAAAGAGTTCATCCACCAACCATAAGCCTAAATATCCATTTTCACAGCCAAACTCTGTGTTAAATGTTTCAAATCAGAGTGTTAAATCATCAGGTCCCCTTTCACAGAATCCAATGAACGCAGTAGCGTCTTCATCGACGTTGGatttcaaaaagaaagactTTCCATCTTCTTTGGATAGTAAACTCTTTGAGCGCGCGAGGCAATCCCCGAGAAAATCTGAGAGTATACTTGGCCGATCTGTTTCTGCAAGGGAGCCAACAAAGGGCAAAGGTG CCCCTACCTTTAGGCCTCGTTCTGCTACAGGCGATTTCATCGATCTTTCTGGCCCCAATTCCTCTCAACTTTCCGCAAAAGATCCAAATACAGTGGTGGACATgtctgatgacgatgaccCGCCTCCGAAGCGAATGGTCGCCCGCAAAAGCGCGGGGGGTAAAATGGCCCGAAAACCACCAACTACGGATAATATGGAACCGGAGGTTATTGAAATCAGCAGCGACACTGACGAGGAATTACCGCCCAAAGTTCGGCCTCCTATCCAGTCCTCTAATTCTCAGCCTTCCACGTTAAGGAATTCAAATCACACATCCACTGTAGACATATTGTCGAAAGTACAAAAAACTTCTCCATCATCAAGGCGGTCTAGCGGAAGCGACAAAATAAATGTGGGCTCCGCGTTTCTTAACCCCTCTAAGCCACAACAATCAGGATCAACTGCAGACCGCGCGGAGGAGAAAGCTTTGAATCAAGTACCACCCCAAAATATGGATGTCGATCCTACACAACCATCTTTGCTCGCATCTCATCCCGTCAATTTCGTTTCTTCACAGACTAAATCATCTATACCACCGAAACATAGACGCGGAGTGTCCGGCCTGGAGATCCGCGACACGGTCACGAAGGCTAGACAATCGTCCCAAGAAGACATGCAAGTGGATGATGACAAGGATCCCTCCCAAATCATGTCTAGTACGCCTCGACAAGCCTTGATATCCCCTGCTGGGTCTGGAATTACTGGACTCAATCGGTCTCGAGGCGATACAGTCTCTCAACCATCCTTACCACCTGCATCAACCCACACACCAAGGCTATCAGACACATTAAAGCGCAATAACTCCATCACTTCTACTCAAAATTCACTGGCATTATCGCCAGATGTGGAACATGATAAACCTATTCCGCCAAGTTCGAGCTTCTCCGGGTCCTCTATAGTTCAAAATTCTATAAACATCTCAAACTTGTCAATATCAAGTTCCAACACAAAGTCAGTCGGCAAGCCTGTTCCTACATTGCAAAACTCTAGTGCAGGTCCAAGCACAACTCTAGCTCACCCTACAGCCCATCAAACCATTTCCTCAGTTAAGAAACCAGACACCAGCTCTAGCACAAAATCAATACCAGAGCCTTCATCCAGCCAACAAACAACTAAGAAAGACTTAGAGACTTCTTCGGCCAGCAAGCCACTGCGGTTCGGACGCCCCCAAGTAGCCGTCAAATCTGCTGGAGGTAATAGAATGAAGCAGCGCAGAAGGTATTCCTCGTCGCCACCCTCCGACTCCAGTGAAGATTCAAGCTCGAACAGCGACGAAGATTCGTCTTCTCCGAATGAACTGTCTCCGAGACGGTCATCCAAAGGAGAACAAGCAATTAATAAGCTCTCCTCACATGTGCCAGCTAAGAAAGCAACTCGTACTCCTGACCGCTCTATCTCGGTCAAGAAACAACCTATTACTCCTAAATTATTTAAATCTCCTAAT TCAACACCCGCACAATCCCCGACCAAAAATAAATATACCCCAGGACAACGGGCGCCAGCATCATTGTCATTACAGGCAGGTATTGCATCAGGTTCCAAACCCTTTCCCAGTAGCTTTCGGCACCGGGGTGACACAATTGAATCTGCAATCGACCTTACATCCGACATTGAGAATGACGATTTACTGTTAGAGCCTATCAAAGTTGCCTCAGAAAAGCTCGTTGGGCAGCTATCTAAATGGAAAGGGAAGGGTCGAGCTGTTTCACCACCTGACGAGCCACTCAAACCGTATATCCAAACACCTCGCTCTGGTACCGACGAACTCCTTCTGAAACCATCAGAAGAAGAACCTTCCCCCCCACCTGgatcctcttctcctcccttgTTATCTCCGGCCACTCCCGCTGCAGAATTTTCAGAAGGGTTTGATGGGAGTGGTCGCCAGAAGGCGGACAAACGACGCAATTCTGCACCTGCAGTACCAGACGTTGACAAtaggccggcctccagtaATGTCCCAGCGATTGAGGTCTCAAATTTAACAGACATCCGTGCCAAGGCTGCATCGCCTGGGCGGGCATATACAAAGCCTCTTTCTGCTGGGTCAAAACCTCCTCCTTCGATACAGTCAGTTGTATCAAGGGCAGATCAAATAACCAATGCACAGGCATCGAACATGACAGTACAGGGTGCTCTCACTACTAATCGACCCTCATCGAACTTCGAACCTACTTTCCTTACTTCCACTACCGGGACGCGTGCCAAATCGTCTCCTGTCGTACCTCGTATCTCATCTGTATCATCCAGCAAATCAAAACCTCAACTGGTAGAATCAAAGGTCATACCTTCGTCTATCGAAAGCTCACCAGCCAAGGAATCAGCAGAGGAGAGCGCTCCaaacgacgatgacgaattGTCAGGTATGTCATCAGACATTGAAATGCGGGGCGCTCAGACTTCGGAAGATGAAGCCATGCAGGAGAGTGAAGTTCACGACGCTCTCATGGAGGACGATGCTCCACTTGACACTTTTTCGGAGCAAGAGACCGGAGAAGCATCTGCGAGCGAGGAAACAGAAAATTCGACTGAAGCTGATTTGTCCGCCGCACCATTGTCGCTCGCCAGGACTATTCGCCAAATGTCGCGCAGGTCTTCGCATTCATCTGGGCCAGCTGACAGTGACCTAGCGGAACGTGATGTAACTCCTGTCAGCCGAGATACAACTCCAGATGATGTGGTGCCGCTGCCACTTGTTCCGACAGTGAATAAAACGCTCGGAGGCTTCCCTGCCATCACTTGGAATGAATATCGCCAGGATCTAAACAATTTCATTCCGAAGTGCTTGCGCAGTGAGGATTTGCCACACAGCCTCCAGGATCAAATCAACTTTATGTCAGAATATATGCAGAAAATGCCCGCTTTGCGCGACGTTTTCGAGGCAATGATTCTTGAAAACACCATTGAGAATGAGCCCGAAGCGCCACCCATTCGAGTCATCAATGATTTAGACGACGAACCGACGCCGCCCTGGGAATTTCATTATACTAATGAGATGTGGCATGGAAAGGATGTTCCAGCTCCGGACATGAAGAGTCTCATAAGCTGCACATGCAAAGGAGGTTGTAGTCCGAAATCCAAAACATGTGCTTGTCTCATACGTCAGCGCAAGGAATCTGATGATCCCAATATCTCAGAGTTTGCCTATGACAAACATGGGAGGCTCAGGACCCCAGAGTATCCCATTTTTGAGTGCAATGACCTCTGTGGGTGTGGTGATGAATGTAGAAACAGA GTTGTTCAACATGGCAGAAAAGTCCAGGTTAATATTAAAAAAACCAAACACAAAGGATGGG GCATTTTTGCTGGTAATAAGCGGATTCCTAGTGGGACCTTTATTGGCATTTATTCTGGAGAACTTCTTTTGGATGCAGAAGCACACGAACGTGGAAC CTATTACAACAAATCTGGGAAGACATATCTATTCGACCTTGATTTTTATCATCTGAAAAAGGATTATGTAAGTGTGGATGGCAAAGAGTGGACCAACAAGTATACTATAGATGCCTACCAGGCTGGCAAT AACCACTCCTGTGATCCAAATTGCTCACTTCAAGCCTGCTATATCAATGAAGGCAATCTAGACAAGCCACTTCTAGTGTTTTTCACCCACAAGGACATTGAGGCCCATGAAGAAATTTGTTTCGACTACTCCGgtggatttgaggaagacaTTGTGGAACAAGACGAGGAAGCGGACGAGGCAAAAAGTGATGACAAGATATATGCGAAGTGCATGTGCGGAGCATCGAATTGCAAAGGCACTATGTTCAAGCGATGA
- a CDS encoding Small glutamine-rich tetratricopeptide repeat-containing protein 2 encodes MSLFSNSKNVTVTGGNFHTIAGNQNINVNIQRDDPAQRWQNCVEVFDIVDSSHRYGIDYEIARVKLEVERIRLLEWGNAVGFGTEDSNTSTFDARLDRAEIRNTVLRLLGCVHHVFEEAGRLQERYGLHQITADQQENELRILPLAAIFKRAYAPLIRSSKDRQSNTPLPQKKLWAIRDKKKFEDMINEIRGFNDSLDQLFPDIKKFTTESIKADIGQSDDVKALQSLQEATTGGHDEISESASVRLEAMGVTTITGSQIGEIPRVGENTIEDEAHLDEDNHPLRKLLQSADSLVSKKHLGRLTISVFGPDRYSAIVRARPYWDGQDSDSWWGNRDKGFIHSTHASFDLYFKKPYTRRSRDVSFDHTDEGSVLLDVECHSKHQNINPGTVTIEGFGLESWGYENAFGKPRENTILVSYAKMPEIQAKKLLRRINELSRGAQKFGWNPTQEEADLKEFFGTALTTRFGGRDRNIYLGDFYSALNRTDIFADFTSESLISMHWCGPRDTVIGIWYMLYQIILAKELALRIGSSENSGSYSGYTPRVLSALIVQDLWLRNVEIVLRDIRIAPQPLVTPENRIKAEVFKDQGNEALKNGQWQKAVDSYTEALKIDSNNAVYFSNRSAALLSLEDFDGAVYDAFVATRLDPKYAKAWSRLGLAELKRGYGNKAKAAYERAIEVAGSEATTLMKQGLADAKAKIAADIKAINEEKDQEKKDRLRKDFNDQDWDITYKTYEMHSCVHQQQVEGLLLFAEKMTWPYINEVRDYAEDVYGNLRSGGSCSLHVLDWLFGLTLPGKWMSFKIMATLVSCTPSISASLGTAEFYDCGLVLPKKSYWRVRTVLGRVLGCLPNVVSLCGWVGPCVIPIEFIPPLGDDGKKKPRYIHINARAFSSTMGYDDDEDGVIHLGRRRDYVDPLHLQPDEDLEDWIVAVKDDDKWICPQPPQREFVTCRIESIRLKKLPLDVNVATQQANGTLTDAEIEAKTKYRASIVFSLDNNEDTVIYTLYTNPVFVTPPPCHSGPHSVHARELSRYLKDVWMVERLKDHTPEDFDDDVMIINATGNGTELLARAWCAERGKNAVIRRAGGPCFGCSVRTAGKDGLGVGVLIWVS; translated from the exons ATGTCCTTATTTTCCAACAGCAAGAATGTCACAGTTACAGGCGGCAATTTCCATACAATCGCGGGGAATCAAAACATTAACGTCAATATTCAAC GTGACGATCCTGCGCAACGCTGGCAGAATTGTGTGGAGGTATTTGATATTGTGGACTCAAGCCACCGCTACGGGATCGACTACGAGATCGCCCGTGTCAAACTCGAAGTAGAACGTATACGCCTCTTGGAATGGGGAAATGCTGTCGGTTTTGGCACCGAAGATTCTAACACATCGACATTTGACGCACGATTGGATCGAGCTGAGATACGCAACACAGTCTTGCGACTTTTAGGTTGTGTTCACCATGTATTCGAGGAAGCGGGACGACTGCAAGAACGATATGGATTGCACCAAATCACAGCTGATCAACAAGAGAATGAACTTCGAATATTACCACTTGCCGCCATCTTCAAGAGAGCATACGCGCCACTTATAAGATCTTCGAAAGACCGACAATCGAATACACCCTTGCCGCAGAAAAAACTTTGGGCCATTCGTGACAAGAAGAAGTTTGAGGACATGATCAACGAAATAAGAGGATTTAACGACTCCTTAGATCAGCTCTTTCCCGACATCAAGAAGTTTACTACGGAGAGCATTAAGGCCGACATTGGCCAGAGTGACGACGTCAAAGCTTTACAGTCACTCCAGGAAGCCACTACTGGTGGTCATGATGAAATTTCCGAGAGTGCTAGTGTGCGGCTCGAAGCAATGGGGGTAACGACTATCACCGGATCGCAGATAGGTGAAATACCTAGGGTCGGGGAAAACACTATCGAGGACGAAGCACATCTTGACGAAGATAATCATCCCCTAAGGAAGCTGCTTCAGTCGGCGGATAGTCTCGTTTCGAAGAAACATCTTGGGAGACTCACCATAAGCGTGTTTGGCCCTGACCGTTATTCCGCTATTGTTAGAGCTCGTCCTTATTGGGATGGTCAAGACTCAGATTCATGGTGGGGTAATCGCGACAAGGGTTTTATCCATAGCACTCATGCGTCTTTTG ATCTGTACTTCAAGAAGCCATATACACGTCGTTCCAGAGACGTCTCGTTTGATCATACTGACGAAGGCTCCGTACTTCTCGATGTTGAATGTCATTCAAAACATCAAAATATAAATCCTGGTACAGTGACCATTGAAGGATTTGGTTTGGAAAGTTGGGGCTATGAAAACGCGTTTGGTAAACCTCGAGAAAATACCATTCTTGTTTCTTATGCAAAAATGCCCGAAATCCAAGCAAAAAAACTTCTACGAAGAATCAACGAACTCAGTCGCGGGGCGCAGAAATTTGGATGGAATCCTACGCAAGAAGAAGCGGACTTGAAGGAATTTTTTGGAACTGCTCTAAC TACTCGTTTCGGTGGCCGCGATAGGAACATTTATCTAGGCGACTTCTATAGTGCGCTCAACAGAACCGATATTTTCGCCGATTTTACTTCGGAATCACTTATATCTATGCATTGGTGTGGCCCCAGAGACACCGTAATTGGAATATGGTACATGCTTTACCAGATTATACTCGCCAAAGAGCTGGCCCTCCGAATCGGAAGCTCTGAAAATAGTGGTTCTTATTCAGGCTATACCCCTAGGGTTTTGTCTGCTTTGATCGTTCAGGATCTGTGGCTTAGAAACGTCGAAATTGTCTTGAGAGATATCAGGATTGCACCTCAACCGTTGGTAACCCCGGAAAATCGGATCAAAGCCGAGGTCTTCAAGGACCAAGGGAACGAAGCGTTGAAAAACGGACAATGGCAAAAAGCTGTCGATTCTTACACTGAGGCCCTTAAAATCGATTCTAACAACGCAGTTTACTTCAGCAACAGGTCGGCAGCCCTTCTATCCTTAGAGGATTTCGATGGAGCTGTGTATGACGCCTTTGTAGCAACTCGACTCGATCCAAAGTACGCCAAAGCGTGGAGTCGTCTAGGGCTGGCGGAGTTGAAGCGGGGGTACGGAAACAAAGCGAAAGCTGCATACGAGCGTGCAATCGAGGTTGCCGGCTCCGAGGCTACGACCCTCATGAAGCAAGGACTTGCCGATGCAAAAGCAAAGATTGCGGCTGATATCAAAGCAATTAACGAGGAAAAAGaccaggaaaagaaagatcGTCTTCGGAAAGATTTCAACGACCAAGATTGGGACATTACATATAAGACATATGAGATGCACTCCTGTGTTCACCAACAACAGGTAGAAGGGCTATTGCTCTTTGCTGAAAAAATGACATGGCCCTACATTAACGAAGTACGCGATTACGCCGAGGACGTATATGGAAATTTGCGCAGCGGTGGATCTTGCTCCCTTCATGTACTTGACTGGTTGTTTGGGTTAACCCTTCCAGGAAAGTGGATGTCGTTTAAGATTATGGCCACCCTCGTATCATGCACACCGTCAATCTCTGCAAGCCTTGGTACAGCAGAATTCTATGACTGTGGGCTGGTCCTGCCAAAGAAATCATATTGGAGAGTTCGCACTGTTTTGGGTCGCGTTCTCGGCTGCCTGCCAAACGTCGTTTCTCTCTGCGGGTGGGTTGGACCATGCGTGATCCCCATAGAATTTATTCCTCCACTCGGAGAcgatggaaagaaaaaacctCGCTATATCCATATCAACGCTCGCGCCTTTTCCTCTACTATGGGatatgacgacgatgaagatggagtTATTCACCTTGGCCGGCGCCGCGATTACGTTGACCCTCTACATCTACAACCTGATGAAGATTTGGAGGATTGGATAGTGGCAGTCAAGGATGACGATAAATGGATATGCCCACAACCTCCACAGCGCGAATTTGTCACCTGCAGAATCGAATCGATCAGACTCAAAAAACTGCCTCTCGATGTGAATGTTGCAACACAACAAGCTAACGGAACACTCACTGACGCAGAGATTGAGGCCAAAACTAAGTATCGCGCGAGCATCGTGTTTTCCTTGGACAACAACGAAGATACTGTCATATATACACTTTACACCAACCCTGTCTTTGTAACGCCCCCTCCATGTCATTCTGGGCCACATTCAGTGCATGCTAGGGAGCTCTCTAGGTATTTGAAAGACGTCTGGATGGTTGAGAGACTCAAGGACCACACACCCGAGGACTTCGACGACGATGTGATGATCATCAATGCAACTGGAAATGGGACGGAATTACTGGCAAGGGCATGGTGCGCAGAGCGAGGAAAGAACGCTGTCATTCGTCGTGCTGGTGGGCCATGCTTCGGTTGTTCAGTCAGGACTGCAGGAAAGGATGGTTTAGGTGTTGGCGTTTTGATTTGGGTTTCATAG